DNA sequence from the Thamnophis elegans isolate rThaEle1 chromosome 4, rThaEle1.pri, whole genome shotgun sequence genome:
aagttttgcagatggtatttcataaagtataaattctttaatgcttctcactcctcctgcaccatgtctttcgaagtaaatcttctgtgttgctgctcccccttcagacattccatctttttctccctcaaaggtaaaccagttgccccgaATATCAGCAAGTTGAGAATCTTTATTCTGACATCCTTAGCTTGTATTTAAGGAACATTCTCAATTTTTCCCTCATATTTTGTtgctaaaaacaccaaataatcaagttttctctcaattctagcctgtgtagcagataatttctgtagcgctgaaaaaatcatttgaatagaggcttgaatagacgccatgtttatacgcagttagtattttttcttgagagctctgaaGTATTTTGCAAATAAGAGCAGGCTGGAGGCTatgcaatcttatcagatcttagaccaatacagccaagcaataaaagtgtcaagttgtaaacaaccaaattatagtaaattggtttacagcccgcttgcagaagatcagaggagatgttggagcaatctatcctttgtccgtgtgaataacatttaaaacatttaaaaagtagaatAACCACCGTCCAGAAACCAATAAAAAAATCAggatcgccgctagattcttctgttcattaatttaaattagcttgaatttttaggtGAACTGTttatctctgagtaataaaataatcttaccagttgaaaacactttcgtcattctttggggctgcctgcagtttcaattagccttatggctaatctggaagtcactggcaaaggaggttatttTCCAattccccagagactttgcaaacgtctctgggaccactggatctcctcctacctttcactgtctctcctggacagcttgggtccaaaaagggaccgtccaaatgcttcggaatagaggaatttcaggaatagcctgaaagcctgtcttctcactgctaagccccgccttcttcccctggGGGAATTTTGAAGTACTTTATATTCCATTAACTGGTTTTTTATTTTAGCAGCTTTGTGGAAAAcaagaatggggagggagggttgaGATGAATATGTGCGTTAGAATAATCCCAGGTTGGGAATAATGTAAGAAGACAATCAGACTGAGAAAGTGATTCAGAATGTTTCCGAGTCTAGCAATCAACATCACcgtccacatttatttatttatttagtttgtcaaacatgtaaaagataacagcttataagtataaacataaatatgaacagtaaatgggtacgaataaatggagacagtaggacagggatggtctTTGAATAGTGAACGCATACTTAAATGTGAGGTGCGTGTAAGTGCGCTCTCCCTatgaaaaatctttaaaaaacacCCCAGAAATTTAGTCGAGCTATAAACGGACAACCTAATTtctctggaaaaagaaaaaaagatgttctTGCAATTGATAATGCAATGCAACATAGTTGTGTGGGTGTAGGTGCGTTTagcttttaaataaatgaaaatgctcTGCGACTTTCAATGACTCCGATCAGGCTGAGGGCATCAGCCCCTTATGCTGGCGGAAGTTGTGGTTTTATTTCTCTATTTACATGGAAAAGTGAAAGCCGAGCGTAGGTCTCGAGCACAACAACGACGCGTACTTTAAACTTAAACCTTCCGAAGCTCCTTCTGTGTTACCCTGCAAATGCAAAGTGGACGGTAACGATGGAAACTACGGacgcattcttttcttttttttaaccttcctgcAACTTTGCATTGTTGCCTGCCGGCAGAAGAGGGGGGAAGCACCTTGGCGCCCAGGTGCCGTCCAAGTCTTCCCTGTTTCCTATGGgcaattctctttctttctcttgggcAATATTAAAcgccatgtttaaaaattcatgTCCAAAATCACCCCGGAAGTGGGGCACTGTGGGTGGATCTACTACACCCCAGAAGTCTACGCCTCCGCTCGCGTTGCTTTCATCTCCCTCAAGCGGGGAACACTTGAGCGGCGCCGAACGGGACGCGGAGTTTTTCGCTCGCGCTCCGCTTCCCCGGCTCGATGCCTGCTGACGGCGCGCGCGCACGCGCCCTGAACCGCGAACGAAGCGCGCGCCCGTCGTTTTTAGCCGCCCGCTTTCGTTCGGCGCTCAGGCCTTAATTGGGGAGTGGGGGAGTGTGGTGAAGAAGACACACAACATGGCGCTCGTGCCCGGGCAGGTGCTGCGGGTCGCCATCCTCCTCTCCTATTTTTCCATCCTGTGCAATTACAAAGCCATTGACATGCCAGCGCACCAGACCTATGGAGGCAGCTGGAAATTTCTGACCTTCATTAACCTGGTAAGTCACCTTGTAAGTCCCGCCACCGCCTCTTCTTCCTCGGGATGTGAAGGATGCGATCCCGTATCCCGGACAAGGAGAGTGGCTGCGTTCACCCGGCTAAAAATTTTGCCCCGGGGACGAGGCCTCTTTTGCGCGGAAGGACTGGTGACGGGCAGCGCTTTCAAGGGGACGCCAGAAGGGGAGGTGCTGTGTGAAGGAAGACGCTGTTCATTCGCACCGTCgtttttaaaggaagaagaaaaaggcacCGCGGTCGCAACGCTGTCATTTGGAGATGCCTGTTTATTGACTACGCACATGACCAAGTGCTAGGGAAGAGAGTGAAATATATTAGGATTATTGGCTCCCCCACACATAGAAATAGAGATACGAGGCACTTCTCCAGAAATGATATCTGCAACTCTGTAAGGAGAAAGAGAATTATAGGTAGCTGCTGGAGGATAGCAACCCCAATGAATGACATTATTGTACATTAGGAAAAGgagaaaccagaaaatccagttgtctcttgaaaaaaacgCCTTTGAGATATTGTGCATTTCGTATATCACAAGCAAAGTGCTTTCCAAGAAGCtagtttcttttctttagaaTTGCCTCATATTTCATGACCATCCAAATTAAAATGTCACTTACATCTAACTAtgtttgattattattttattatattattatattattattaatgcaAAGTCACAGTTTACCAGTTCTTTAACTGGTGTTGGCTTTCCCGCGCATcagttcttcccaaggacctaggATGTCTCTTTCTAAGGACCTAGGACGTTGTAATGGCATAATATATGTGTGAATCCAAGCAACGTGGCCTTTTGCAGTTGACAATTGGAAACTTCGTTCATAGTGCAAGTTTTCTAAGTGCTGggtaagattttttttgttacagcACCCAGTGTACCCATTTATTACTAGCCGAAGCTTTCTcctagtaaggtaaaggtaaaggttccccttgcaaatatgtgctagttgttcctgactctagggagtggtgctcatctccgtttcaaagctgaagagccagcgctgtccgaagacctctgtggtcatgtggtcggcatgactaaatgccgaagtgcacagaatgctgttaccttcccaccaaaggtgatccctatttttctacttgcatttttatgtgctttcgaactgctaggttggcagaaactgggacaagtaacgagttcacggtgctagggatttgaaccaccgaactgctgacctttctgattgacaagctcagcgttttagccactgagccactgtgtcgcTTTTTCTCCTACTAGGAACACATAAAAATATTATTCCAGCCACACTAAAGTACTGAACTATTATTTATCCTGCCATAGTTAGCTCTGCTCATTTTGGAAGAACTACCTGAAATTTTAAAGAATCTTGCCTCATTTTGTAGTCTAAAGGTTGAATTTGAGTTGCCCACAACTGCCCATAGCTGTCACTGCATATTTACATTGCAAAAGAGTTGTTGGATAATTGTAGGTTGCAGACAGCTGCAGATGGGCTGACGCAAACACTTCCCAAATCCCAACTGCACGTTGTGCAAAGGTGCACTTCCTGCATGCTGGTTGGTTGATCGACTTCCTGTTTTGTGCTTTGCTGTTAGGGTGCCCCCTAGTCAGAACATTACAttttagaaatagaaatggaacaCCTATATAACCATCCCCAAACAACAAATGCATATTTTCCCTTATGTGTAGTGCTGGAGAATTCTGCTAGAGGGTTAAAATTGTGAGAGTAGGaagtttttgttcattttttttactgtatgAGAGCAAGATACCATCTTCCAGTTTAGAAGATCCCACTAAAATTAAGTGTCTTTCCCCTAAAGATCTGAGAATCAGAAGTCATAACAGGGATTCATGACTTTTCTTGATAGATTTAAAAGTGACAAGTATAACTCCAGTGTTTTAGTCTGCCTCCTCAAATGATCTATCTCCAATCTTGGGTATAGTAGGATTGAATATGggtataaataaaaaagcaaagaattGACCCAGAGTTCAATATTAAAATTAAGCTCTATCTTTTGCATCACAGAGACTCAAGGTTTGGGTAGTTGATCTACAATGATATTTAAAAGTTTGAATTTTCAATCTTTATGCAAAAATATGACCTAATCTTGTTTGAATCGGTTTTTGAAGGTTTTTATTTCAGTTATTTATTTGTAACTattattgttttctatttttaagtgTGTGAGTTGCCCAGAGTCATATATGTGAGTTGGCCagcttatataaataaaatggataaataaacaaataaatcccTTTCTCAGCATTATGTCTATCTTTTcaagaatggaaaaaaaacttcCAGGTGACCAGGATGGCTTTGTATTGATGTCATATCTTCTTTTCAATTATTTGAGGTTAGACATAATATAGTCTCTTGCTGAGAAAGTGATCCATGTTAAATTGTGTTAAATTGTTTAGAAAAAAGGCGGAAAATAACTACATGTCATAAATATAACCTTTTGCTTTCTCAAATATGTGACAGCACATATTTGACCTTGTCTAGGCTTGGAGGCTAAGTAGTATCGAGACTAGCTGATATTTAGGCGACCTACAGATAGTATCAGAGCTGTGGGTAGAGTGGAAATCAAAAATACATCCCAGTAGAAAGttatggcaaatcacttccaaatcATTACAGATAAAATTACATGAATCTCTCAATGAAGTCACAGGGAGTCAAGCCAGATCAGAGGAAACTTTATTGTaccttattttttaatatttctaacaATACATTGGAAGCCTTCATAAATGCTTAGGGCACAAAACAAATGCATGATGAAGGAAGTATCAGACTGGGCTTTTCTGTAGAGTTTAATGTCCAATAAATTGTATTCTTTGATGGAATAATGTTTCCCACAGGATAGACCAATTTTACATACTTTTTCAAAGAAGTGTAAATTGTATTGACCAATAAATGTAGGTTGGAATTATTCTTAACTTTTAGTGATTGTCTGGAAAAGCCCTTGCAGTTCTCTTAGCACAATTTTTGAAAGGGTTTGTCATTGCCGCTTCCTAGAGGTGAAAGAAAATGAATGGCCCAACTATTCTATATTATCACTGTTATTAATTAATATTCTTATGATCAATTACAATACTTTGTTTTCCATATATATATGTAGATATTTAAATTGATGATAATTTACAAAATAGTACTAATAAGATTGCTACTAGATGGTGGGaatatactatatattatatCACTTAATTCCCTTTCCagttatttatctttcttttctcagAGATAATTCTTCCTCTGTCTTTTTGGTTTCTTGAGACCTCCATATTCTCTGGCCTATTGCACTCAAAACAGGGAGGGGATTCTTGTGGGGataataggaggagaaaggtgcaTTGGACCTGTTTGTCACctttagttatttttaaaaataataaaggcaggctataaacagacaaacaaacctGAAGTTTGTTAAGGAGAAGTACAGTATTATCTACTATGCAAAAatgcttgcatttttaaaaactggattGAGAGTCATTTGGGTTCATGTTTCATGTCGTTCTGCATTAAGTTGCCTCTGTATGTAGATTTGTTTCTAAAGCTATAAAAAAGaccaaatgatattttttttctaggatttcctcatttcctttagtttgtttttaaattgaatCATTTTAATAGTATTGTATACTTTTCCTATTCAGTTCTATTCATTCTGATATTATAGAATTGGGGACATAGATGAATTTTGTCAGAAGAGTCCAAATTATTTAGTactgtattttgcatttttttccagtttggctaattaaatatatacataaaaattATTTCTGGATGATATACAAAGTATGGATCTAAAATTCAGagataacaaaacaaaaattaaatgtatttgatggacaaaataataaatttaaagcaCTTCAAAGAGAAATCTTGCTGGAAACAGTATTTTCAAAATTACTGGATTAATTAGGGATGAACAGTCAAAGCTTATGTCACAGAGGTATCCTAATAGGGCAAGATCTTGCCTTCATCTTACTAAATTAGGAAAGCCACTTTGCTTTAGACCATGTGATATATTGTACATATTTTAGAATTTTCACATAAATAATTTGTCTGCTACTTATCAGAGAAAGACTTCTCTAAATCATTCTCTTTTGGTTGAGTGAACTATTTGTTTTAAAACATGATAGAGTTTTTATGATATTGTCAACTTAATCCATAAGTACAACTTAGTACAAATATCTGCAATAAATGTTTCTTTCCTTGCTCAAAAAGGAAAGTTGCTTACCTAGCTTCTAGTATTAATAGATGTTTGACAGATGGCCAATGTCCTAGGATATATCACTAATCACAACTCTAATATTGTgtgtaatataaatatatttaattcaaaATAATTGTATATGCTGAATAGTAATCAAGCAAAATTAAACTTGAGAAAAGATAATGTGAAATGTGATCTTCATGTGTCTTGTAAACAGGACATGGAAAGTAATAAGGACAGATTTTATACAGACAATTCGGAAGAAACAGCAGCTAGCATATAATTtagagctttttaaaataaaaggtgATGGTTGCTTATGTACATATCAAGGTgatttttatggttttttttcatATATGGCAAAAGTGCAAATATGTTGTTGACAGTGGGGACCAGAAATAAACATTGGTGCATCAAGAGAGAAAAACATCCACAGCAACAGACATTATTCTTTCACAATGATGCCAGACTGCCCCTTGtcctcagaattggcattaataCCATAATTGAAGAGGAAGAGTTCAGGATGAATGCACATATCCTGTCTACTCTTCCATGCTTGCTAAGCAGCCCTTTCATCACTGTATAAAGAAATGCACTCACACTTGGTAGAGCAGATAATGAGActaatacattttcattgcatgttAAGAAACAGTGTTTGATTATTAAGCCAGGCTTACTGTGGACAGTAAAGACTACAGTTCCTCCTATTTTTTATGAAGCAAGGCTTCAGAGTAAGCCTGCACAATATCTAGGCTGAGCATtttaaaaagctcaataaattcaCTGCTGCCAAATGTCACCATCACCAGGCAGGATCTGCAGCTAAAATTGATATATTGAGACTGAAACATTCATGTTTCAATGTTTATGTTTCTAATGCAGGTTGTTCAAGCAGTCTTTTTTGGGATCTGTGTACTGACTGACCTTTCCAGCCTTCTGACTAAAGGGAATGACAGCCAAGAACAAGAAAGGCAACTAAGAAAACTCATCTCCCTCCGTGACTGGATGATGGCTGTCTTAGCTTTTCCCATTGGGGTTGTAAGTACCGTGGAAAGAAAGGAATTTCCTTCCAATTAGAGTATACCACCCTTagttttaatctctttttaaaatgtcagttATTTAAAGGAAAGCTCATAGTCACCAGTGCAATTTTATAGACTAAAATGTGCCATTTATTTACTGCATTTATAAGTAATTCTATTTATTCATTCAGTGTAATTATATTAACAAAAATGTTTAGTATATAAATTCAGTGGGCAATATAGGACTGCTATATAGAAAAATAAACTGTATTTCCCAgctttaaatgtatatttatctCTATATGCCTCCAAATTCATATGTAGGATACttgtaatataaaaataataattaaaacaattgaaAGTACTGATAATTTAAAGTGCATTTGTAAGAGAAACAAAACAGCAAAATAGCATACAGTATTTAAAAGTTTGtgaattgttttaattttcaaaatttcAGCATCATAATCTAAAACATGATCTGTTCTTTGTGCAAGACCTACAACTAAAGAGGATGTAATTAACAATGAGTCAAAACCATTAAacttattcatttattctttGAGGGAAATTATCCAAAGCTACATATTTATGTGTGGCAAAAGTATGTGAACTTTTGCTTTCAGTTACTAGTGTGCTCTCCTGCAGCTAAACATTTCTGTTTACTGTTAATCAGTCCTGTGCATTGGCTTGGAGGAATTCTAGTCCATTCCTCCTTACATATAGCAGCTTTAACTTCAGGATGTTGGTGAGCTTCCTCACATGAATTGCCGCCTTCAGGTCAGTTCTAGGTTTAAAGTCAGAATTTTGACTTGGcctttccaaatatttatttcttctatttcaaTCATTCTTTGGTTGTAAAACTTACCTATTTAAGGTTGTTGTCTTGCTGCATGACCCACTTTCAGCTTCAGTTCATACCAAATACCCTGACATTTTCCTGTAGAATTTTCTGGTACAATTCAGAGTTCATGGTTCCCATCCCAATCCATTGATACTCGTAGTCCTCAAGAGGCAGAAAAGCAGATCCAAACCATGATACTGCCCCCTTCATGTTTCATAGATAGGATAAGGTTCTTATACTGGAATAGTGTTTGCCTTTTGTAAGGTGACCATACGTCcccttttggcgggacagtcacgatttttcaaaatttgtcccgtgtcccgctgcGTGTTCAAAAGTCCCGGTTTTAAAAGgacactgtaaaaaaaaagttttatttctctgaagtgtcgttcccgatgtggcctttagagggcagtggtttccctacctcggctccctcccctcctgctcttccaaacacgatcatatctcccttcctttcgatctggttgcttttctctggtctccttttggtgaggggggggcgggaggggggggagaagatctgtcattttccttcctttataaaagggggggggacccaggatttattgcaaataaagaaatccaccccAAATGGATCGGGAGGCGGGATGGGGGGGAGTGGaaattaggggaaagggggatgTTCCTCCCGTgccttggatttcatttatttatttatttaaaagttgcttttcttgtatttcctttgctCGTTTGTTTGGTTGGGGGCGGGATGagtggagaaaagaaagagagagggagatctgggagcttgaattggtgcggctggaattggggctgcgggatggggagggcagtgtctgtgtgtataatttggaagaggcGGGGGGGATGGAGGAGATTTCCTTCTCTCCACTGCTCTTCTCTTGTCTCCTTCTGTCGGATGGGATTGGAAGTGGGTAGGTGGGGGCGTATgatcccctcttatttttttaatctatccttttcctaccttgtgatctgcctactggtaagtgagccggggttttttcttttattttttaatgtattttaaaataatattttatttattgtgcataggattttttaaaatagttttattctgtgtggattctttttttaaattgcttagactatattttaaatagtcaggagtcattgacactgaatttgcacttttaataatcaggaagcacatactgagtttccttgaaaaaaatccaataatttaaaaatccaataatttgtttcctagtataatttgattgcttattcgtaacctatgactatcactaagtgttgtagcttatgattcttgatgaatgtatttttttcttttatgtacactgagagcctatgcaccaaagacaaattccttgtgtgtcaaaacactacactacactactctactcttctctactctactctactctactctactctactctactctactctactcatttctatttcaattctaataaggagtttagcttctctctcttgaaaatgtaagctagcataaggcattataatgcaagctagccttagctttcaaacagttcatttagtgaccaaagttacaatggcattgaaaaaagtgaccatttttcacacttagcaaccattttcacacttagcgaccgttgcagcatccccatggtcacgcgatcaaaattttgatgtttggcaacagatttgtatttatgatggtttcagtgtcctggggtcatgtaatcgctttttgtgtgcttttgacaaagtcaaatgggggaaccagattcacttatgttacaaACTTattagctgcagttattcacttaagaactgtggcaagaaaggtggtatagtgaccaaagttacaatggcattgaaaaaagtgaccattttcacacttagctaccgttgcagcatccccatggtcacgcaatcaaaattttgatgtttggcaacagttacaatttatagagccaagagccaaggtggcgcagtggttaaatgcagcactgcaggctactgctagatcagcaggtcagtggttcaaatctcaccggctcagggttgactcagccttccatccttccgaggtgggtaaaatgaggacccagattgttgggggcaatatgctgactctctgtaaaccgcttagagaggcctgaaaggcctatgaagcggtatataagtctactgctattgctattgctatatttgtaaattgtagttatgttgaaataaaaaaaatattacaatactatttttgcattgtatgaaaaattttgttgctccgtataaaatttttaatcaagcccccccccccccccaatcctcccggtcaaaggtgtccctctttaccaatctgaaaatctggtcaccttaccttttgTCAAACATAATACTTTTCATTTAGCCAAACCTTTCTATTTAGTCTCATATTTCTACAGAACACTCTTCCAGTAACCTTCTGACATATCCACATGGTATTTTGCAAACTGTAGACGGGCAGCAGTGTTCTTTTTGGAGAGAAGTAGTTCTCTCCTTACAATTGTTCCATGCACACCATTGTTGTTCACTGTTCtcctaatgtgtgtgtgtgtgtctcatgaTAATTGGGCATTTGCCAGTGTGAGAGGCTTTTAGTTCTACATCAGCAGTTCCCAACCTTTCCAATTCGCAGCCTATGAAAGGGGGGCAGAGAGAATGTTTTGTGTGAGGGACaggtgcgtgcacacacacagctTCATTTGTGCGTGCATGAGTGGGGCTGCTTGTGTGACCCAATTCTCAATGGGCTGCAACTGCAGCCCAATAAAGGGCCATAGGCCAggagattggggacccctgtcttAGATCTTACTCTGGTTTCTTTGAAGCTCCTGGAGTATTGTTCTTGGTGTGATCTTCGGGGAGGTAATATTGGTGTTAATGTACATGATCTTCCTGATAGTGAACTGGTGGAGTCAAACTCTTTGGAAATAGTTTTGTAACTTTTTACAGCCTAGTGAGCCTCAATAGCGTGTCCTCAGAAATGTGACTTCGTTAAAGTCACTTTTCTATATATTTGTACAGTGAAGATCAGACTTGGTTAATGAATAGCCAGAATTCTGTACTTTAAGTAAGGCAAAACTTTCCACACTCATACCTGCTGAACATGCGATTGACTAAAATGCCTGAACTCTAATTTctgcttaaataaaaaaaattcaggcaGACCTGCAGGGGCTGGCGAAGACTATGGATGGGTGGTAGGGAGCATAAGCAGGTTGGTGAGGGTTGCAAGCAGAGAGGTTGCTGCAGGTTAGTGCATGGTATTAAGGGCAGGCTGGTGAGGTGGTGCTATGGAGTATGAGATCTCTGGGACTTTGCttctgggaagctggcagggaggttatcaatgctgatcacatgattgtgggatgATGCAGCCATGATAAGTGTGactggttgccaaatgcccaaatccAACTGTTTGTCTATGTGAGTGCTGTGCATCCAAAACCTTAAGTACTGGTTTAATTACCACTCATTCAGTGCCATcctaagtttgaacagtcactgaaattGGGGATAGCTGCATAACTTTGTACATCAATCATCTTTGTATATGTGATATTACCAAGAAATCACTTTGTATCTCAATTTTGTATTTCTGCACTATCAATTTCATTCATTATGCATATTCAGTAGGCTTTTGTCCATTAAAAGAGTTTTGCTGCAGGAAAAAGTCCTTTCCTACTTCCTGAGATGAAGCCATAAAATCTAATAGGTGCAGTTtcttaaaaaacatattttaatagtATCATTGTAATTTTTGGGGCAGTGATGTCTGTGTGAATTTTAGAAAGCTATGTTAAAAAATTGaacaaataatgaaaatataataaagatCATACATAGGGAAAAAGCAAAGACTCAATTAAAACCTTGGCAGAATAAAAAAGGCTTCAAGAGCAGGGAGAATATATGAAAACCATGTtctgttttattacatttttctagATTCCTAAAGTTGATACATCTTAAGGAATTGTTTGATCCCGATCTACTTTTTAGTAATTATGTCGATTATCTGTTGGGACACTTAGATTTTTAGGCAATGGAATGACTTTTAAGAAATGTTGAATGGGCAACTTGACTAAAATTAGAATAATTTGCTTAAGCATGCTTTTTGAACCTACCTGTTTCATTAAAGACGTTCTGGCCACCTGGAGCAGCAGATGGTTGCAACCAATTTTGCATACATTGGCTGACTTTGACAGGACAGATGGAATTTCCTGTCTTTTCCACTTTTACCTCACAGGCAAGGTCAATAAGCTTTCTGTGCTTCAGAAAATATTCAAATACACACCAGCTTTTAAAATGTTCCATTAATATCAAATTTACTTTTTGAAATCTAGCACTGAAGTTTCTTTTCTAATGCTTTTGTTTAATATGCCAGTTCATCTTGTTCTTTAAATGAAATATAATCTTAGATTTTATTGATATACAGAATTAAGAGACATAATCTTGACATGGATGGTGTGATCAAAATCATTCAATTTTTCAGGAAGTCACAAAGAAGCCCCAGGAAAGCATCCAGGGATTTTCAGGCTTAACTGATAGACTGTGGATTTGATTTGCAGA
Encoded proteins:
- the AIG1 gene encoding androgen-induced gene 1 protein isoform X3: MALVPGQVLRVAILLSYFSILCNYKAIDMPAHQTYGGSWKFLTFINLVVQAVFFGICVLTDLSSLLTKGNDSQEQERQLRKLISLRDWMMAVLAFPIGVFVVLMFWSIYIYDRELVYPKLLDNFIPTWLNHGMGEGPML